In one Nicotiana sylvestris chromosome 8, ASM39365v2, whole genome shotgun sequence genomic region, the following are encoded:
- the LOC138874839 gene encoding uncharacterized protein — translation MPDIPKYDGTTDPRDHVTTFTNGVKGNDLTKQEIASILVKKFGETLTKGALTWYSLLPENSINSFLELADSFIKAHSGAQKAEKRMENIFKIKQGDSELLRELVDRFQRERMTLSRVPDNWAAMAFASILNKKSLEATRRLKESLCEFPAATWNDIYNRYSTKLRIEEDTISRSQKEEKNRQEPPKPPSPKRTINVISGGKEINGVTYTAANKISKVIVAHGKRVRHVLEEESITFDDADADGVLTPHNDALVISLLVHDTNVKRVLIDPGSSVNIILLRVLNEMQAKDKLVPRAHTLSGFDNSSIVTKGEVILTTFTEGVVKDTKFHVVEMEMAYNMILKRPWIHKMDVVPSTLHQVIKFPSPWGICQIRGDQQTSRSFNSVADSSTKNKEK, via the exons atgcccgatattccaaaatacgatggcacaactgatccacgagaccatGTGACTACATTTACAAATGGTGTGAAAGGCAACGAtttaaccaaacaagaaattgcaTCAATTTTAGTCAagaaattcggtgaaacactcaccaagggagcattgacatggtactctctcttacccgaaaattctataaattcttttcttgagcttgcagattcattcaTCAAAGCgcattcgggagctcaaaaagccgaaaaaagaatggaaaatattttcaaaataaagcaagGAGATTCTGAACTGCTTAGAGAGTTAGTGGATAGGTTTCAGCGTGAAAGGATGACATTATCAcgcgtacctgataactgggcagctatGGCTTTTGCCAGTATTTTGAATAAGAAAAGCTTAGAAGCAACGAgacgactcaaggaaagtctgtGTGAATTTCCAGCAGCAACCTGGAATGATATTTATAACAGATACAGCAcgaagctaaggatagaagaagataccatCTCCCGATCTCAAAAAGAGGAGAAG aacaggcaggagcccCCTAAACCTCCTTCTCCGAAAAGGACCATTAATGTTATAAGCGGGGGCAAAGAAATCAACGGCGTGACATATACGGCGGCCAATAAAATTTCTAAAGTTATAGTTGCACACGGGAAGCGGGTCCGACATGTTTTGGAGGAAGAaagtattacatttgatgatgcagatgcggaTGGCGTGTTAACTCcacacaacgatgcactggtaatctctctacttgtacatgatactaatgtaaaacgagttttgattgatccaggtagttccgtgaacataattttgctaagagtattaaaCGAGATGCAAGCTAAAGATAAGCTAGTACCTAGGGCACATACTTTGTCTGGCTTTGACAATTCAAGCATTGTGACAAAAGGGGAGGTAATACTTACAACATTCACAGAAGGGGTTGTCAAAGATACGAAATTTCATGTGGTAGAGatggaaatggcttacaatatgattctcaAGAGACCGTGGATCCACAaaatggatgttgttccgtctaccttacatcaagttattaaatttccatcaccatggggaatatgtcaaatccgtGGGGATCAACAGACATCCAGGAGCTTCAACTCTGTAGCAGATTCAAGCacgaaaaacaaagaaaagtag